The genomic stretch GAACATTGTCCAAGTCGCGCTAAAGAAACTCGGCGGACTCCCAATCGCAAACATTTTCCCGTCTCACGGTACACTCTTCAGGAAGGACATAAAGAAAGTAATCTCACTTTATGACAAATGGAGCAAATACGAGGGCGAGAAAGGCGCGGTAGTTGCTTACGGCTCAATGTACGGAAACACGCGGAAAATGGCGGAGGCTGTCTGCACGGGGCTGTCGTCAGCAGGAATTGAGGATGTCAGAGTCTACGATGTATCACGCACAGACCCTTCATATATTCTGCGGGACATTTGGCGGTTCAGGGGATTCGCGCTCATGGCCTGCACGTATAACACGCTGCTGTTTCCCCCGATGGAGGCATTATGCGCCAAGCTGTTAAACCGTATGCCAAAGAACAAGACGCTGGGAATCGCTGGGAGCTACTCATGGAGCAAGGGAGCATTAACCGCCCTGAAGGATTACGCCGAGAAAAGCAAGCTGACTCTTGTCGGGCCTGAAGTAGAAGTGTATACGTCCCCGACACCTGATGACCTCGACAAACTTTGCGAGATGGGCGCGAATCTGGGAGAAGCGGTAAAGGCATGAGCGGGTACGTTACGAGGCCGAAGCGCGATAATGAATTGTGGCTGAGTGAGTACAGCTCCGATAATCTCAAGCTCTCAATGCGCGTAAAGTCTCTCATTCACACGGAGAAAACGCCGTACCAGGATTTATTGATTGCTGACACCTACGAATATGGCCGGACTCTTATGCTTGACGGCGCGTATCAGCTCACGGAAAAAGACGAGTTCACGTACTCCGAAATGATGTCGCATGTACCGATTTGCGCTCACCCTGACCCGCAGAATGTCATGATTATCGGCGGCGGGGACGGTGCAATAATGCGCGAGGTTCTGAAGCATTCGTGCGTGAGGAAATGCACATTGATTGACATTGACGAGAGAGTCATAGAGTCGTCAAAGAAATATCTTCCTTTCGCGGGCTGCTCGTTCAGTGATTCGCGGGCTGATGTGAAATGTATGGACGCAATGAAATATATCCGTGAGACTGGCGAACGCTATGATGTTGTGATTGTTGACAGCACTGACCCTGTAGACTTTGCCGCGGGATTATTTCAGGCGGGGTTCTATGATGATGTCAAACGTGTGATGACGGACTCGGCCATGCTGACGGAATTAACCGAGTCGCCGTTCACTGACACGGATTTGATGACCCAGGCGATTCGGGAGATGAGGAAAGTTTTTCCCTGTGTCCGAATGTACTGGGGAGTAGTGCCTACGTACCCTTCCGGGATGTGGACATACGGAATAGCGTCAATGCGTGAGACTGATTTCGCGCCTGCCAGGACAGTAACGCCGACAAAGTATTACACGAACGAGATTCACCGGGCGAGCTTTGTGCTTCCTCCGTTTCTTGAGGAGCTTATACGGTGAGAACGGGAAAAAATCCCCCTTGCGGAAAACGTGAGGGGGGAAATTCTTTAGGAGCAATAGCTAGATGTCGATAAAGTGCAAATTCGTGTAAAATCATGCTATGAAAAATATATCCCGGCATAAAGCATATAAAGTCGAGCTGAAGCCGATAATCGAGCAAATACAAATCATCGAGCGGACTATAGGCGTATGCAGGTATGTCTATAATCTTTTCATAGGCGTAAACAGGGATAATTACCGTAACAGCACACAGGGATATATGTCCGGTTATGATTTCTCAAAATGGCTGAACAACGATTACAGGAAGGCCAATTCTGATAAATTATGGATATGGGAAGTATCGTCCAAAGCTGTGAAGAAATCCATAATGAACGCAGATACAGCTTACAAGAAATTCATGAAAGGCAATGCGGGATTTCCGAATTTCAAGCGCAGAAACGGACGGCAAGTGAGCATGTATTTACCGCGCAACAATCCCAAAGACATAATGACAGAACGGCATCGGGCAAAAATTCCGACATTAGGCTGGGTGCGTATCAAAGAATATGGCTATATCCCGCGTCAGGGCAAAGCAATTAGTGTAACAATTACGAAACGGGCAGGAAGATATTTTGCTTCATTCCTGTTTGAGACAAATACAGCAATCCCAGTAAGCCCAATGCAATCTGAAAGCATAGGAATTGACTTAGGCGTGAAAAGTTTTGCGGTAATCTCGGACGGCAGGAATTACCCGAATATCAATAAGTCCCCAAAGGCAAGGAAATTAATCAAGAGGCTGAAGCGTGAACAGCGAAAATTTTCGCGCAAGATACAGAGATTATTACAACGAAAGGAGGAAACTGCGAGTAAAAAGTGTAAACGTTCAAACCTAGACAAGCAAAGGCTGAAAGTACAGCGGGCGTATATGAGACTAGCTAACAAACGTCATGACTATATAAACAAAACTGTACATGAGATAGTAAGCAGACGGCCTGAATATATCACGATAGAAGACTTGAACGTGTCGGGAATGCTGAAGAACCGCCATTTATCACGGGCAATAGCTGAATGTGAGTTTTATTACTTCCGCGCATTGCTTGAACGTAAGTGCCGTGAGTACGGAATAGAGCTGCGAATAGTAGACAGATTTTATGCAAGCAGTAAAACGTGTTCCCGATGTGGACATATCAAGAAGGATTTGAAGCTGTCAGACCGTGTATATGAGTGTACAGAATGCGGATTAGTGATTGACCGAGATTATAACGCCGCATTAAATTTGAGAAGCTGTAAGAAATATAATACCGCTGGCTGGGCGGGAATTAAAGCCTCTGGACTGTCGGACAAGCCTTAGTAGCATATGCGAAAAGGGACAGGATGAACGAGGAATAATCGAAAGAGTGTTAGCAACACAAAATTACACTTTTTACGTAGCAGGTGAAATTATGAGCATAGCAAGCAACTTCAGGACGTTTCACGGGCTTCTCTCTGAGGGGAAATACGGCGCGTTGTCGTGGAAAATATTATCTAAAATTTTACCGGGAAGAAGCGCAAGGAACATGATATACTTCTCTCTCCGCAGAAAGTACAGCCCGCTAATATCCGCGCATAAATCAGCAGAATTACTCAGCCCGGGGGGAGGGGTATGACGGTAAGATTTAGCGTTTATGGCTTCAGGGAGAAGAGAACGCCCCGGAAGTCTGCAAAGCCTGCCTTAGGTCATTGCGTTACTGGCATTCCGACAAAAAGATTATCACACTCGACAAGAACAACATCTCAGATTACATTAACCTTCCCGGCTACATCATCGACAAGCACGAAAAAGGCATTATCTCTCACGCACATTACAGCGACATAATCAGAGCAGAGCTTCTCACACAGCACGGCGGGACATGGATTGACGCTACTGTTTACTGCACAGGGCGGAAATTCGGGGACATTATGCGGCTTCCTCTTTTCGTGTACCAGACGAAAAGTTATTCCTGCGTTGCCTCAAGCTGGTTCATTGTCTCGGACGCTCATAACCCGATAATCACTCTCACGAGGGATTTATTGTTCCAGTACTGGAAGGATTATGACTACCTGATACATTATTTCCTGTTTCACATGTTCTTCAAGATGGCGACAGAAGCATACCCGGACGAATGGAGCAAGGTTCCGTATTTCTCAAACCTTCCCCCGCACGAAATGCAGCACTCTATGTATGACGATTATTCTGATGACAGGATGAAATATTTTGCGGGGATAAGCGACTTCCACAAGCTGACATATGTCAAGCCGGAAAAGCTGACTCCCTCGTCAATTCTTCAGCACGTCATAGACTCGTACAGGTGAAAAAGAATCCCCCTTGCGTTTTTTCACAGGGGGGAAAATTTATGCCCTTTCCATGATATATTTCACAGTCTCATCAACAGAAATATTCACCTGAGTCCCGTCAGCAAGATTCTTCACTGTAACCGCATTATTCGCCCTCTCGTCAGCACCGACAATACACGCAAACCTGCAAGCCCCCGCCGCTTTCATCTGAGACTTGAAGCCCCGCCCGGCAGTGTCGCACTCAGCAGAGACTCCCGCCTTCCTCAAATCGTATGTGAGAGCCTGTATCATTCCCCGCGACTCGTCATCCATCGCGATGCAGTACACAGCGACTCCGGGAAGCTCGCCGAATGAGCAGCCTTGCTCCTCCATTACCAGCGCAACACGGTCAAGCCCGCACGCGAATCCCACGCCCGGAATTTTCGCCTTCCCTCCGCCGACTGCCTGCGATAAATTGTCGTAACGTCCTCCCCCGGCTACGGCGTTCTGCGCTCCCAAGTCCCCGGATAATATCTCGTAGGCCGTTTTCGTGTAGTAGTCGAGTCCCCGCACTAGCCTTTTGTTGATTGTGTACGTGAAGCCGAGACGTTCGAGTCCTTCTTTGACCTGCGCAAAATGCTCGCGGCATTCATCACAGAGAGAGCCGAAAATGTCAGGGGCAGAGTCGGCGACATGGCCGCATGACTCGTTCTTGCAGTCGAGAATCCGCAGGGGGTTGCGGTTCAGCCTGTCCCGGCATGTGTCGCAGAGGGAGTCAATATTGGCGGTGAAGTGTTCTATGAGCTTCTGACGGTAAACGGGGCGGCACTTTTCACAGCCAACGGAGTTAATGACGACTTCAAGATTCTTGAGTCCCAATCTCCTGAATAATTCTATGCTGAGGGATATTATTTCGACATCTGCCATTGCGCCGGAGACTCCGAGATATTCCGCGTCAATCTGGTAAAACTGTCTGTAGCGTCCTTTCTGCGGCCTCTCGTAGCGGAACATCGGCCCCCAGCTCCACAGCTTTGCCCCTGCTCCCCTCGCGCATAAATTATTCTCGACAGCAGAGCGCATTACCCCGGCTGTAGCTTCCGGCCTTAGTGTTATGCTCCGTCCGCCGCGGTCGGTGAACGTGTACATTTCTTTCTCTACGATGTCTGTAGTTTCTCCCACGCCCCGCGAAAATAATTCCGTATGCTCGAACACAGGCAGGTGAATCTCGCTGAACCCGAAATCCCTCATCGTTTGCGACGCTGTATTGATTATGTATGACCACTTCCACGACTCTGCGGGAAGTATGTCGCGTGTTCCCCTAGGTGCTGTAATTTCCGGCATGATTAATCACTCCTCGTTTGTGTGTGCAGTAAAGTATAGCGCAGAGGCAAAATTACTCTCCCTGAAAAAAGTTTTTCCATGCTGGTATAATTTTCACGCTGGCTTTTGGGTGGGTACTTCGGAAAATAATCCCATAAATCAATCTCACTAATTATGAATCTCAAAGGGAGGTTTTAATTTGCAGGATATATTCTTCACACAGCGGAAAAGGTTCGGTGAAATTCTCCGCGAGTACGATCTCGTGAGTCAGGACTCCCTAGACAAAGCATTAATGCTTCAGAAATCTTCCGACAAGCGACTGGGCGAAATACTCGTGTCTCTCGGAGCTTTGACCCCGACTCAGGTGGCCGAGACTCTCGCCGTTCAGCTTGAGCTTCAGTTCATACAGCTTGACCGCTATCAGCCCGAAGACGAAGCCATCAAGATGATTCCCCGCAACGTAGCAGAAAGACTCCAGCTCATTCCCCTAAAACTTGATGACGATGATACCCTTCTTGTTACCATGTCTGACCCCCTCGACCTTCCCGCGCAGGACGAAATAAAGCTCCTCACAGGCCATGACCTGAGAATAGCCACATCCGGCGGAGATGACATTTCCCGAAACCTGTCGAGAATGTACGACTTCACCGCAAACGTTCAGGGGGCAATGACTGACACATTCGATGCCGGAGACGTATACACCCCGCTTGCCGCCACGACAACGACAATGAACCCGGACGACGCTCCCCTTGTCGAACTCGTGAACAGTGCCATTCAGCAGGCAGTGAGGGAGAACGCCTCAGATATTCATTTCGAGGCTTACGAGCAGATGAGCCGCATAAGATTCCGCGTTGACGGCCAGCTCTATATACATAACCAGTACCCCGCTGTAGTTCAGCCCGCTGTCATATCACGACTCAAGATCATGGCCGGGATGGACATCGCAGAAAAACGAAAGCCGCAGGACGGCAGAATACTCACGATTATTGACGGGCGGCACATAGATTTGCGCGTAAGCTCACTTCCCACAATGAGCGGTGAGAAAGTCGTCCTCCGTATTCTTGACAGGGATCATTCATTCGTTGAGCTTGAACGACTCGGACTCGATGATGACGACATGGAGCATATCAAGAAATTCTGCGAGACTCCATGGGGCATGATGCTTGCCACAGGCCCGACAGGCTCCGGGAAGTCAACTAC from Synergistaceae bacterium encodes the following:
- the tadA gene encoding Flp pilus assembly complex ATPase component TadA gives rise to the protein MLQKSSDKRLGEILVSLGALTPTQVAETLAVQLELQFIQLDRYQPEDEAIKMIPRNVAERLQLIPLKLDDDDTLLVTMSDPLDLPAQDEIKLLTGHDLRIATSGGDDISRNLSRMYDFTANVQGAMTDTFDAGDVYTPLAATTTTMNPDDAPLVELVNSAIQQAVRENASDIHFEAYEQMSRIRFRVDGQLYIHNQYPAVVQPAVISRLKIMAGMDIAEKRKPQDGRILTIIDGRHIDLRVSSLPTMSGEKVVLRILDRDHSFVELERLGLDDDDMEHIKKFCETPWGMMLATGPTGSGKSTTLYSMLRQISHPDINIITVEDPVEFYIPGINQVNVNEKAGLTFDSALRSILRQDPDKIMIGEIRDTPTAQIAIRSALTGHFVLSSLHTNDAPSAAVRMIDMGVAPFLLAASLTGVIAQRLVRCLCPNCKEEYEIDEVMCDRLKIPHGTTAFKPVGCPNCRHGYRGRRGIYEILVLNDHLREMIIKGADAMELRSAAIEDGMKTLRQAGINAAIAGYTSLEEILSATI
- a CDS encoding histidine--tRNA ligase — protein: MPEITAPRGTRDILPAESWKWSYIINTASQTMRDFGFSEIHLPVFEHTELFSRGVGETTDIVEKEMYTFTDRGGRSITLRPEATAGVMRSAVENNLCARGAGAKLWSWGPMFRYERPQKGRYRQFYQIDAEYLGVSGAMADVEIISLSIELFRRLGLKNLEVVINSVGCEKCRPVYRQKLIEHFTANIDSLCDTCRDRLNRNPLRILDCKNESCGHVADSAPDIFGSLCDECREHFAQVKEGLERLGFTYTINKRLVRGLDYYTKTAYEILSGDLGAQNAVAGGGRYDNLSQAVGGGKAKIPGVGFACGLDRVALVMEEQGCSFGELPGVAVYCIAMDDESRGMIQALTYDLRKAGVSAECDTAGRGFKSQMKAAGACRFACIVGADERANNAVTVKNLADGTQVNISVDETVKYIMERA
- a CDS encoding transposase; the protein is MKNISRHKAYKVELKPIIEQIQIIERTIGVCRYVYNLFIGVNRDNYRNSTQGYMSGYDFSKWLNNDYRKANSDKLWIWEVSSKAVKKSIMNADTAYKKFMKGNAGFPNFKRRNGRQVSMYLPRNNPKDIMTERHRAKIPTLGWVRIKEYGYIPRQGKAISVTITKRAGRYFASFLFETNTAIPVSPMQSESIGIDLGVKSFAVISDGRNYPNINKSPKARKLIKRLKREQRKFSRKIQRLLQRKEETASKKCKRSNLDKQRLKVQRAYMRLANKRHDYINKTVHEIVSRRPEYITIEDLNVSGMLKNRHLSRAIAECEFYYFRALLERKCREYGIELRIVDRFYASSKTCSRCGHIKKDLKLSDRVYECTECGLVIDRDYNAALNLRSCKKYNTAGWAGIKASGLSDKP
- the speE gene encoding polyamine aminopropyltransferase, which produces MSGYVTRPKRDNELWLSEYSSDNLKLSMRVKSLIHTEKTPYQDLLIADTYEYGRTLMLDGAYQLTEKDEFTYSEMMSHVPICAHPDPQNVMIIGGGDGAIMREVLKHSCVRKCTLIDIDERVIESSKKYLPFAGCSFSDSRADVKCMDAMKYIRETGERYDVVIVDSTDPVDFAAGLFQAGFYDDVKRVMTDSAMLTELTESPFTDTDLMTQAIREMRKVFPCVRMYWGVVPTYPSGMWTYGIASMRETDFAPARTVTPTKYYTNEIHRASFVLPPFLEELIR